CGACGATGCCGCGCGGGCGGCCCGGCAACAGCTCGCGCAGCGCCAGCACCTGGTCGGGATCGAAGGACATGCCGACCGCCGGCCCGTCATAGGACGCCAGCACCTCCGCCATCCGTTTCACCAGCTTGCGGTCGCCGCCAAAATGGCTCTTCACCTCGATCACAAGCGGGACGCGGCCGGCGACGAGGGCGCAGAGGTCGCTGAGCGACATCATTCGCTCCGGCGTGTCCTTGAACTTGATCGCCTTCAACTCCGCCGCGGTCTTTTCGACCACCTCGCCGGACGCCTCGGTGAGGCGGCCGAGGGCATGGTCGTGATGCACCATGGCCTCGCCGTCGGCGGAGAGCTGGATATCGACCTCGATCGAGAAATTGCCTGCGATCGCAGCCTGCACCGCGCCCGGCATGTTTTCGACAATGCCGCGCGAAATGTCGTGCAGGCCGCGATGGGCGACCGGCCGGGCTGTCAGCCAATCCGGAGCGCGCATCCGCCTCAGGCGACCTCGAACACGCCGTCGACCTCGACCGCCGCATCGGCGGGCAGCGAGGCGACGCCGACGGTGGTGCGGGCATGGCGGCCCTTGTCACCGAAGGCGGCGACCATCAGGTCGGAGGCGCCGTTCAGCACCTTCGGCCCGTCCAGGAAGTCCGGCGCCGAGTTGATGAAGCCGCCGAGGCGCACTACCCGGACGACCTTGTCGAGGTCGCCAAGCGCGGCCTTGACCTGGGCGAGCAAATTGACCGCGCAGCCGCGCGCGGCCGCAGCGCCGTCCTCGATGGAGACGCCGGCACCCAGCTTGCCCTTGGCGATCAGCTTGCCGGCGGGATCGAAGCAAACCTGGCCGGATACGAACAGCAGATTGCCGGTGCGCACGAACGGCACGTAATTGGCAACGGGCGTGGGGGCCTCGTGCAGCTTGATGCCCTGTTCCGCCAGCTTCTGCTCGACCGTGCCCGCCATGTTCGACCTCGTTGTCCAGAAAAACATTCGCCCCGGCGTGTCCGCAAAGGCAGCCGGGCGCGCCCTGTTTCGCCCATCGGACCGCCACATGCAAGCAACCGAAGGGGCCGTATTTTGTTGAGGTCGGGCAGCAGGTTCAACGCACGGGCCGCAACTTTACGTGAAACGGCCTCAGTTGCGACGCAATGGAACGGTCATTAAAATGCCGAATCTGCGTTTCCCTAGGGATGAGACATGGTGCACCTTTTCCGGACATCGCTCGGTGTGATGGCGCTCGCCGCGGCCACTGTCGGCCTTGGCGGCGGGGCCCAGGCCGCCAACGGTCCGTTCCTTCCGCACCAGGCGCTCTATGATCTCAGCCTCGTGAAATCGCGCTCCAACTCGGTCAACAGCGCCCGCGGCCGCATCCTCTACAATTTCGCGGGGAACGCCTGCGAGGGCTATACTTCCGAATTCCGCCAGGTCTCCGAGCTCGACAGCGGCGAGGGCAAGGTCACGCTCAGCGACCTCCGTTCCAATTCCTGGGAGGATGCCGCCGGCAAGAGCTACCGCTTCAAGATCGAGACGCGCATGAACGAGACCGATGCCGGCCGCGTCGACGGTTCCGCCGAGCGCGACGGCGACCACATCAACGTCAAGCTGAAGCTGCCGGCGCCGAAGACTTTCACGCTCGACGGCAGCATCGTGTTCCCGACCGAGCAGATCCAGCGCATCATCGCAGCCGCCAAGGACGGCAAGTCGCTGCTCGAGCTTTCCGTCTATGACGGCTCCGACGACGGCCAGAAGGTCTACAACACGCTGACCGTGATCGGCCAGCCGATCCCAGCCGACCGCGCCACGGCGTCCGACCCCTCGACCGCGGACGAGCACATGAAATCGCTCAAACGCTGGCCCGTCACCGTCAGCTATTTCGATCGCGACGCCCAGCAGAAGGAAGGCGAGCAGACGCCGATCTATGCGATGGCGTTCGAGCTCTACGAGAACGGCGTCTCGCGTCAGCTCGTGCTCGACTACAACGATTTCGTCATCTCCGGCGCGATGGGCAAGTTCGACGTGAAGGACAGCAAGCCTTGTAATTGAGGGGCGCGTCCCGGGGCGCGCACCGCGCACTCCACTCGTTCACCGTCCCCCTGAGGTGGCCGCTTCTTCAGCGGCCCTCGAAGGGCGACGGCCCGGATCTCGCAGCGTGGCCGCTCATCCTTTCGAGGCTCGCCGAAGAAGCGAGCACCTCAGGATGACGGAGCGGCGACAGCGCCCGTGGCATCTAGCTCTCGTCACACTCTCCAGCTACGCTCCCTCCCAACCACAAACATCCGGGAGGCAAGCACCATGCCCAAGCTCGATCATCTCCGTCCCAGCGGCCTGCATCACAATCCCGCTTATTCCCACGTCGTGACGGCGACCGGCGCGCGGACCATCTACATCTCCGGCCAGGTATCCGTGGACGAGGAAGGACGCATCGTCGGCGAGGGCGATATTGCTGCGCAGACGACGCAGGTGATGCAGAATCTCGGTCACGCGTTGAAGGCGGCGGGCGCGACCTATTCCAACATCGTCAAGATCACGACCTTCGTCGTGAACTACAAGCCGGAGCTGCGCCCCATCATTGGCAAGGCCCGCTCCGCCTTCTTCGAGGGCATGGAGCCGCCGGCCTCCACGCTGGTCGGCGTCTCCGCGCTCGCGGCGCCGGAATGGCTGATCGAGATCGAGGCGGTGGCGGTCGCGGATTGAAGCCGGGCTACGCTGACGTAGGCTTGGCCATCCCTTAGGACCGCCATTGCCTCGTCGACCCTGTCCGCCGGCACAAAGAGGTGATCGTGATGGAAGGCCGAAACGGCATTCACGCTGATGCCGGCTTCGGCCAGACGTGACGTGACGGCCGCCAGAAAACCCACCGCGTCGAGTGCGGAGTGAACCGTCAGAGTTATCAGGTGCGAGGCAAAGGCGTAGCGCAGTCCCGCGCGCTTGGCGTCTTCACGCCGCATCACAAGTGTCGTGCCTTCACGCTCCCGGAACGTCAGTTGCGGGCGGATGGAATCCGGCACGGGCTGATCGTGCGCAACGGTGCAGAACACGAAGATGTCCGGGTGCAGCTCCGGTTTCATGTCCTTCAACAGGGCGTTGAGATCGAGCTCACCGGCCACGGCGCGTTGCCTTTCCGCGGATGACTTCGCAATCCAGCGACAGTAATCGGTGCTATACGGAGCGCAATGGATTATGAAGCTGCAATCGATAGCTCAGGCGTGTTGCAGACGCTGCTTGCGTTCGACCCGCGTGTCGTCGGCACGCTTCCGCTCGGGCTTGCGGTGCCGGGCAGCGACGTGGATATCGTCTGTCATGCCTTAGATCCCGTCGCCTTTTCCGAGGTGATCTGGCGACGCTATCAGGCCTGCGATGACTTCCTGCTCTATCAGTGGACATCTGCCGGACGCCCGGTGATCGCCCGTTTCGCGTGGGGCGGATGGCCGTTCGAGATATTCGGAGCTCAACGGTCGGTCGACGAGCAGCAAGGATGGCTGCATTTCGAGATCGAACGAAGACTGCTGGCGCTCGACGACGGTCGCCTGCGCGATGCCGTCATTCGGCTGAGATCGCAGGGTGCAAAGACCGAGCCGGCATTCGCCGCCGTGCTCGGGATCGGCGGGGACCCTTATCGCGGGCTGCTCGATCTCGTCCACGAGACGGACGATCAATTGCGGGTCCGGCTGCAGGGGGTGTGACGACAGCTCGCGATCGATCGAGACGATCATTCCTGCGCTTTCGGCCCGTCATAGGCAATCCCGCGGATCACAGCGGCGCTGCCGAACTTCTTGCGCAGGCTGTCCACCGCGCGCTCGGCATGGGCGGCGCGGCGGTCGAGCATGTCGGTGTCGTCGCTGGCCGTGCCGTCGCGCAGCGCGCTGACGCCGGCGCCCATCAGGCGGAAGGCGGTGCCGTCGATCTCTTTCGCCAGCATCTCGCGGCAGATCGCAAAGATCTTGGCGGCGAGCTGGGTTGGGGCTGCGATCGACTGCGAGCGGGTGCGCTGGCGGAAATCGGCGGTTTTCAGCTTGAGCGTGACGGTCGTGCCGGCGAGCTCGCTGCCCTTGAGTCGGGACGATGTCTTTTCGCACAGCCGCCACAAGATCTTCTCCAGCGTCGCGAAATCGCGGATGTCGCTCTCGAAGGTGGTTTCGCTGGAAATCGTCTTGGCGCCGCGATCTGGTTCGATGCGACGGTCATCAATGCCGCGCGCGAGCCGCCACAGCCTGCGGCCGTCGCTCGGAAACTGGCGCATCATCTCGATTTCGTCGGCCTTCTGCAGGTCGGCGATGACGCGGAAGCCGCGCTGCACGAGGCGCTCCTGCGTGGCCGGGCCGACGCCGAAGATGAAGCCGACCGGCTTGTCCGCCAGCATCGCGCGCGCTTCCTCCTGGTCGAGCGTGGCAAATCCGCGCGGCTTGTCGAGGTCGGAGGCGATCTTGGCCAGAAACTTGTTGCAGGACAGGCCGACCGAGACGGAGATGCCGATGTCGCGCTCGACGTCGCGGGCAAAGCGCGCCAGCACCTTTGCCGGGATCATGCCGTGGACCCGCTCGGTGCCGGAGAGATCGAGGAAGGCCTCGTCGATCGAGAGCGGCTCGACCAGCGGCGTTAGCGCCTGCATGGCCTGGCGCACCTGCCGGCCGACGCGGACGTACTTCGCCATG
The nucleotide sequence above comes from Bradyrhizobium sp. NDS-1. Encoded proteins:
- a CDS encoding glycerophosphodiester phosphodiesterase; this translates as MRAPDWLTARPVAHRGLHDISRGIVENMPGAVQAAIAGNFSIEVDIQLSADGEAMVHHDHALGRLTEASGEVVEKTAAELKAIKFKDTPERMMSLSDLCALVAGRVPLVIEVKSHFGGDRKLVKRMAEVLASYDGPAVGMSFDPDQVLALRELLPGRPRGIVAQRTYEDDYWANLTQEQRDSMLYLRHGLRTQPHFVAFRVDDLPAPAPWIARNVFGCALLGWTVRTPEQRTRVGQHADQMIFEGFVP
- a CDS encoding RidA family protein; the protein is MAGTVEQKLAEQGIKLHEAPTPVANYVPFVRTGNLLFVSGQVCFDPAGKLIAKGKLGAGVSIEDGAAAARGCAVNLLAQVKAALGDLDKVVRVVRLGGFINSAPDFLDGPKVLNGASDLMVAAFGDKGRHARTTVGVASLPADAAVEVDGVFEVA
- a CDS encoding cell envelope integrity EipB family protein, which gives rise to MVHLFRTSLGVMALAAATVGLGGGAQAANGPFLPHQALYDLSLVKSRSNSVNSARGRILYNFAGNACEGYTSEFRQVSELDSGEGKVTLSDLRSNSWEDAAGKSYRFKIETRMNETDAGRVDGSAERDGDHINVKLKLPAPKTFTLDGSIVFPTEQIQRIIAAAKDGKSLLELSVYDGSDDGQKVYNTLTVIGQPIPADRATASDPSTADEHMKSLKRWPVTVSYFDRDAQQKEGEQTPIYAMAFELYENGVSRQLVLDYNDFVISGAMGKFDVKDSKPCN
- a CDS encoding RidA family protein, with the protein product MPKLDHLRPSGLHHNPAYSHVVTATGARTIYISGQVSVDEEGRIVGEGDIAAQTTQVMQNLGHALKAAGATYSNIVKITTFVVNYKPELRPIIGKARSAFFEGMEPPASTLVGVSALAAPEWLIEIEAVAVAD
- a CDS encoding DUF4269 domain-containing protein; translation: MDYEAAIDSSGVLQTLLAFDPRVVGTLPLGLAVPGSDVDIVCHALDPVAFSEVIWRRYQACDDFLLYQWTSAGRPVIARFAWGGWPFEIFGAQRSVDEQQGWLHFEIERRLLALDDGRLRDAVIRLRSQGAKTEPAFAAVLGIGGDPYRGLLDLVHETDDQLRVRLQGV
- a CDS encoding DNA polymerase IV; translated protein: MTVPDPAGPRCFCRDCLADLDMGVRRCSACGSPRLVRHRALSTLNIAHIDCDAFYATVEKRDNPDIADKPVIIGGGKRGVVSAACYIARTYGVRSAMPMFKALEACPHATVIPPDMAKYVRVGRQVRQAMQALTPLVEPLSIDEAFLDLSGTERVHGMIPAKVLARFARDVERDIGISVSVGLSCNKFLAKIASDLDKPRGFATLDQEEARAMLADKPVGFIFGVGPATQERLVQRGFRVIADLQKADEIEMMRQFPSDGRRLWRLARGIDDRRIEPDRGAKTISSETTFESDIRDFATLEKILWRLCEKTSSRLKGSELAGTTVTLKLKTADFRQRTRSQSIAAPTQLAAKIFAICREMLAKEIDGTAFRLMGAGVSALRDGTASDDTDMLDRRAAHAERAVDSLRKKFGSAAVIRGIAYDGPKAQE